GTAATGGAACTATCCGGCTGGTCCCCCAAGTATTTTTCGCCGGCGCTCAAGAAGGAACTGCACAGCCGCCTGCAGGACCGAGCGATGTTTGGGTCGGATTATCCGATGATCCCGCACCAGAAGCTGTTTGATGCATACGCCGCCGAGGGCTATAAGGATGAGATTCTGGAAAAGATATTTTTGAAGAACGCGCAGCGGATATTGGGAATTAAAATCTAGAAGTTGTCGGACAGGTCGGACCCCGTCAGACAGGTCGGACGAGTCGGACGAGTCCGACCGCCGATACGGGAGAACACGCCATGGACGAAATTGAAATCAAGAAGCTCTCGAAGGACGACCTCGAGAAAATGGGGGTGTCGACGTGGCCGATTTGGGAGAAAGAAGCCTCGACCTTCGATTGGCACTATGACGAGACCGAGCAATGCTATATTCTTGAAGGCCGGGTGCGGGTGGAGCCGAAAGATGGAAAGCCGGCGGAATTCGGGCCGGGCGATTTTGTAACTTTTCCGGAGGGCATGGACTGCGTCTGGAAAATTTCAAAGGACGTGAGGAAACATTACAGGTTCCTCTAGGGATCATGGTTTGATGCCTTTGGCTCTGTGGAATGTGCATGCCGAAGCCGGCCGGCTTCGCTCCTTCTAAAGCCATGGCTTAATTCTCTTTTTTTGCCACTGTAAGCTCCTGGGTGCATAGTATAGAAGAGGAAAAGTGAACAGTCCTTCTGGGGTTTTTGAGAGGGAGTGACATACATGGAACAGAAACATGAAGAACAGAAAATAAAGGAAGAAAAGAAAGAATACGAGCAAAAACTAGAGGAAAAAATCGAGGACATCGAGCACGAGATAAAGGAAGTCGAGGCGAAGACCGAGCACGAGAAGGGGCAACGGAAGCAGGAACTGCATCGTTTGCTCGATGATCTCAAGGTGAAACGGGAGCAGGCGAATAAGAGATTAAGCGAAGTAAGATCCGCCAGTGCGGACACCTGGAAGAACGTGAAAACGCGGATGGATGCCACTTTGGACGATCTGAAGAAATTCGGGCGGAAGGTGTTCCATAAGTAGAGCTCGGGTGCAATGCAGCGGGAGGCGGCTGTGCCGGCGGCCTCCCGCTCTTTCCATGTGAGAAGCACGCGCGAAGTAATAGCTTGACGGAAGCTAAGGGTCATCAATAGAATTGTCAGAACTGGTTTCGTGCGAGCAGTGGAGAAACATGTCCTTGAGTGGGAGGAAGAAGATGCGATACCTGTTTTTGAGTATTCTCATATTTCTTTTCATTGCCGGAGCGGCGGGTATAGTCGTCGCTGAGGATCAGGATACGGCGGCATCGGCCGGATCGGCCGAGGAGGTTTCCCCCGAAAATGCAGAAGAAGAAACCGTTCCGCCCGAAGTGTCGGCCGAAGAGGTGAGGCGGAAGACACAAGAGGCGTATGAGGCTGCAAGGCGGTACATGATCCAGCGGATGGAAGAGTACGAGAAAACGTTGAATGTGCGGCTGGATGAGTTGAATCGGGAACTGGACGAGCTCCAGCGAAGGGCGGAAAAGGAAAAGCCCGAGGTAGAAGCGAAAGTCGAAGAGCAAATACAGGAGCTGGAGCAGCGCAAAGAGGTACTTGAAAAAAGACTTGACGAGGTTGAAAAAGAGGGCTCGGACACCCTGAAGCAGATGCGGAAACAACTGGCTACCGCACTCGAGGACCTCGAGCAGTTTATAAGAGAAGTACTTCCGCCGGGGGAGTGATGGTCGGAAAGAATCGGACGGGTCAGACGGGTCGGACAGGTCCGACTGGTCGGACTCCTCCAAGTGCCTGCCACCGATCAGAAAGTGGACCTGGAATAATGCGATACAGCGAGGGCGCCATTGGGCGGATATTTGTGCTGAGGCTCGAGCACGGCGATAAAATGCCGGCGGCCATTGAGCAATTTGCGCTGGAAGAGAAAGTCAGCCGGGGCCTGTGCATTATGGTGGGCGGAATCGACACCGGCGGGAAGATTGTGGTCGGTCCGAGGGAGCGGGAGAGGATGCCCGTTGAACCGTTGTTTCACATGCTCGAAGGGGTTCACGAAATATGCGCGGTCGGCACCATATTCCCCGACGGTGAAGGCAGGCCGCGTCTGCACATGCATGCAGCGCTCGGACGGGAGGGCCAGACGCGGACCGGGTGCATCCGCCCCGGGATT
This Candidatus Abyssobacteria bacterium SURF_5 DNA region includes the following protein-coding sequences:
- a CDS encoding DNA-binding protein, with the translated sequence MRYSEGAIGRIFVLRLEHGDKMPAAIEQFALEEKVSRGLCIMVGGIDTGGKIVVGPRERERMPVEPLFHMLEGVHEICAVGTIFPDGEGRPRLHMHAALGREGQTRTGCIRPGIEVWKLGEIILLEIKNNSAVRRRDPETGFDVVDP
- a CDS encoding DUF861 domain-containing protein; its protein translation is MDEIEIKKLSKDDLEKMGVSTWPIWEKEASTFDWHYDETEQCYILEGRVRVEPKDGKPAEFGPGDFVTFPEGMDCVWKISKDVRKHYRFL